Proteins from a single region of Catenulispora acidiphila DSM 44928:
- a CDS encoding TIGR03084 family metal-binding protein, protein MTGQNDVYADLAAEGDALDTLVAGLDDTGWATPTPSPGWTIGNQIAHLAFIAHLADLSSTDPEGFETEAAPSRVDFQGSVDAKLAEYMDDSREGILQRWRVNREKGVKGLAAMDGQMVPWLQTPLPSNVLATAGIMELFGHGQDVADALQVKRERTDRIVHLTYFGLLTRAFGYVAHGEEPPTEPVRLELVAPSGAKWVFGPEDSAEYVTGSAWDFCLLILRRRHRDDLDLTAYGPEASHWLDVAQAYRGPAGEGRRPGQFAALDA, encoded by the coding sequence ATGACCGGACAGAACGATGTGTACGCCGACCTGGCCGCCGAGGGGGACGCGCTGGACACGCTCGTCGCCGGCCTGGACGACACCGGGTGGGCGACCCCGACCCCCTCGCCCGGCTGGACGATCGGCAACCAGATAGCGCACCTGGCCTTCATCGCCCACCTGGCGGACCTGTCCTCCACCGACCCCGAGGGGTTCGAGACCGAGGCGGCGCCCTCCCGCGTGGACTTCCAGGGCTCGGTGGACGCCAAGCTCGCCGAGTACATGGACGACAGCCGCGAGGGCATCCTGCAGCGCTGGCGCGTCAACCGCGAGAAGGGCGTCAAGGGCCTGGCCGCGATGGACGGCCAGATGGTGCCCTGGCTGCAGACCCCGCTGCCGTCCAACGTGCTCGCCACCGCCGGGATCATGGAGCTGTTCGGCCACGGCCAGGACGTCGCCGACGCCCTGCAGGTCAAGCGCGAACGCACCGACCGGATCGTCCACCTGACCTACTTCGGCCTGCTGACCCGGGCCTTCGGCTACGTCGCGCACGGCGAGGAGCCGCCGACCGAGCCGGTCCGGCTGGAGCTGGTCGCCCCCTCCGGCGCCAAGTGGGTCTTCGGCCCGGAGGACTCCGCGGAGTACGTCACCGGCTCGGCCTGGGACTTCTGCCTGCTCATCCTGCGCCGCCGGCACCGCGACGACCTGGACCTGACCGCCTACGGCCCGGAGGCCTCGCACTGGCTGGACGTCGCCCAGGCCTACCGCGGCCCGGCCGGCGAGGGCCGCCGGCCCGGGCAGTTCGCCGCGCTGGACGCCTGA
- a CDS encoding FAD-dependent oxidoreductase, protein MSEPAAAPRTVILTVDDDPGVSRAVARDLRHRYGGDYRIVRAESGASALEALHELKLRGDLVALLIADHRMPEMNGVEFLERALEVFPGARSVLLTAYADTDAAIDAINVVDLDHYLLKPWDPPEEKLYPVVDTLLDLWLAADHRAVLDTRVVGHRWSARSTQVREFLARNQVPYRWYASDEPEGRRLLASAGLDPDATGAEATRLPLVIAPDGGVLIEPDDQELASHVGLRTTPADAFYDLVIVGGGPAGLSASVYGASEGLRTVLVERLATGGQAGQSSRIENYLGFPDGVSGSQLTDRARRQAAKFGSETLTAREVSGLESCGSSRVVRFADGSKIGAHSVILATGVEYRRLAAPGIDELTGKGVNYGSALSEAVGCTGRDIFIVGGANSAGQAAVYLSRFAKSVTILIRAESLTASMSYYLIQQIAQIPSITVRTETEVAHAHGEEHLERLTLRNSSTGATEDVDAQWLFVFIGAAPTTDWLDDVVARDEHGFVLTGPDLAVGGEPVKGWTLDRSPYLLETNVPGVFAIGDVRSESTKRVASAVGEGAMAVMLVHRFLEKL, encoded by the coding sequence ATGAGTGAGCCAGCCGCCGCACCCCGCACCGTGATCCTCACGGTCGACGACGATCCCGGTGTGTCCCGCGCCGTCGCCCGGGACCTTCGCCACCGCTATGGAGGCGACTACCGGATCGTCCGTGCCGAATCCGGGGCGTCCGCGCTCGAGGCGCTGCACGAGCTCAAGCTGCGCGGAGACCTGGTGGCGCTGCTGATCGCCGACCACCGGATGCCGGAGATGAACGGCGTGGAGTTCCTGGAGCGCGCGCTGGAGGTGTTCCCCGGCGCGCGCAGCGTCCTGCTCACCGCCTACGCCGACACCGACGCGGCCATCGACGCGATCAACGTCGTCGACCTCGACCACTACCTGCTCAAGCCGTGGGACCCGCCGGAGGAGAAGCTGTACCCGGTCGTGGACACCCTGCTCGACCTCTGGCTGGCCGCGGACCACCGCGCGGTGCTGGACACCCGGGTCGTCGGCCACCGGTGGTCGGCGCGCTCGACGCAGGTGCGCGAATTCCTCGCGCGCAACCAGGTCCCCTACCGCTGGTATGCCTCGGACGAGCCGGAGGGCCGGCGCCTGCTGGCCTCGGCGGGACTGGACCCGGACGCCACCGGCGCGGAGGCGACGCGCCTGCCGCTGGTGATCGCGCCGGACGGCGGCGTCCTGATCGAGCCGGACGACCAGGAGCTGGCCTCGCACGTCGGACTGCGCACCACCCCGGCCGACGCCTTCTACGACCTGGTCATCGTCGGCGGCGGACCGGCCGGGCTGAGCGCCTCGGTCTACGGCGCCTCCGAAGGGCTGCGCACCGTGCTGGTCGAGCGGCTGGCGACCGGCGGGCAGGCCGGGCAGAGCTCGCGGATCGAGAACTACCTCGGGTTCCCCGACGGCGTCTCCGGCTCGCAGCTGACCGACCGCGCGCGCCGCCAGGCGGCGAAGTTCGGCTCGGAGACCCTGACCGCGCGCGAGGTCTCCGGGCTGGAGAGCTGCGGCTCCTCGCGCGTGGTGCGGTTCGCCGACGGCTCCAAGATCGGCGCGCACTCCGTCATCCTCGCCACCGGCGTGGAGTACCGGCGGCTGGCGGCGCCCGGCATCGACGAGCTGACCGGCAAGGGCGTGAACTACGGCTCGGCGCTGTCCGAGGCGGTCGGCTGCACCGGCCGGGACATCTTCATCGTCGGCGGCGCGAACTCGGCCGGACAGGCCGCGGTGTACCTGTCGCGGTTCGCCAAGTCGGTGACGATCCTCATCCGCGCCGAATCGCTGACCGCTTCGATGTCCTACTACCTGATCCAGCAGATCGCGCAGATCCCGTCGATCACGGTCCGGACCGAGACCGAGGTCGCCCACGCGCACGGCGAGGAACACCTGGAGCGGCTGACGCTCCGCAACTCCTCCACCGGCGCGACCGAGGACGTCGACGCCCAGTGGCTGTTCGTCTTCATCGGCGCCGCCCCGACCACCGACTGGCTGGACGACGTCGTGGCCCGGGACGAGCACGGGTTCGTCCTCACCGGACCGGACCTGGCGGTCGGCGGCGAGCCGGTGAAGGGCTGGACGCTGGATCGATCGCCCTACTTGCTGGAGACGAACGTGCCCGGCGTGTTCGCGATCGGCGACGTGCGCTCGGAATCGACCAAACGCGTCGCCTCGGCGGTCGGCGAGGGCGCGATGGCGGTCATGCTCGTCCACCGCTTCCTGGAGAAGCTGTGA
- a CDS encoding GNAT family N-acetyltransferase: MEMPVTTERLIIRDWTVDDAEAALAVYGSTDVAHWLTPAMDRVGDVAAMRSVLQAWIEAQPNLLAPRGRWAVERKSDGALVGGLAIRLLPPYEVDLEISWQLDPQMWGEGYATEAARALIAWAFTQHTDELFAVTRPNNRRAIATTERLGLQWVGETDKYYGLTLQVYRIRAGDPGAKGEDLQAGK; this comes from the coding sequence ATGGAAATGCCCGTGACCACCGAGCGGCTCATCATCCGCGATTGGACGGTGGACGACGCCGAGGCCGCGCTCGCCGTCTACGGCTCCACGGACGTCGCCCACTGGCTGACCCCGGCGATGGACCGGGTCGGCGACGTGGCCGCGATGCGCTCGGTGCTCCAGGCGTGGATCGAGGCTCAGCCGAACCTGCTGGCGCCGCGAGGGCGGTGGGCCGTGGAGCGCAAAAGCGACGGCGCGCTGGTCGGCGGCCTGGCGATCCGGCTGCTGCCGCCCTATGAGGTCGACCTCGAGATCAGCTGGCAGCTCGACCCGCAGATGTGGGGCGAGGGCTACGCCACCGAGGCCGCCCGCGCCCTGATCGCCTGGGCGTTCACCCAGCACACCGACGAGCTGTTCGCGGTGACCCGGCCGAATAACCGCCGCGCGATCGCCACCACGGAGCGGCTGGGTCTGCAGTGGGTCGGCGAGACCGACAAGTATTACGGGCTCACCTTGCAGGTGTACCGCATCCGCGCCGGCGATCCCGGGGCGAAGGGCGAGGACCTTCAAGCCGGCAAGTGA
- a CDS encoding SgcJ/EcaC family oxidoreductase, which translates to MTQTTPETAADTAAVHALLDQLETAWAEHDAKKFADLFAPTGTVVLPGDILMDGRAHIQGFMTQAYQGPYKGTTVTGRALVTHFHSSEFAVMVTEGGVMAPGETEVAPERAIRATWVCVKIDGQWLLAAYQNSPLNVPTA; encoded by the coding sequence ATGACGCAGACCACCCCGGAGACCGCGGCCGACACCGCTGCGGTGCACGCGCTGCTCGACCAGCTCGAGACCGCCTGGGCCGAGCACGACGCCAAGAAGTTCGCCGACCTGTTCGCGCCGACCGGCACGGTGGTGCTGCCCGGCGACATCCTGATGGACGGGCGGGCGCATATTCAGGGTTTCATGACGCAGGCGTATCAGGGTCCGTACAAGGGGACGACTGTCACCGGCCGGGCGCTGGTCACGCATTTCCACAGCTCGGAGTTCGCGGTCATGGTCACCGAGGGCGGCGTGATGGCGCCGGGGGAGACCGAGGTCGCTCCCGAGCGTGCGATTCGGGCGACGTGGGTGTGCGTGAAGATCGACGGCCAGTGGCTGCTGGCGGCCTACCAGAACAGCCCGCTGAACGTGCCGACGGCCTGA
- a CDS encoding FAD-dependent oxidoreductase gives MPEISGGRAVVLGASMAGLMAARVLREKYERVTVVERDVLPAGPEHRRGVPQSRHLHVLLARGTSIIEELFPGFVAEAVAAGATPADALARTRLLVSGYRLLQTDVGLQTVLAGRPLVEHIVRGRVRALDGVDFLDGHDVVSLAATADGRRVTGVRVQSDGGTEEMLEADLVLDATGRGSRSPVWLEQLGHGRPEVDKVQVGLSYATLTYRLPDGAMGKDQLMLNNATPGHQRAAVLSEQENGLFRLTMAGMLGDRPPLDRKGFDAFAASLRFPDIFEAVRDGEALHDPVGFQYPANIRHRYERMRSFPEGFLILGDAICSFNPVYGQGMTSAAMQAEALRGVLADDRGPTWKRHFRAMATAVDPAWQISAGGDLVFPGVVGHRTPLIRMINAYLPRVHAAAAEDVEISTRFIRVADLVDRPEALVRPATALRVLGRRRAKPEV, from the coding sequence GTGCCTGAGATCAGCGGCGGTCGCGCGGTCGTGCTGGGGGCGAGCATGGCCGGGCTGATGGCGGCCCGGGTGCTGCGCGAGAAGTACGAGCGGGTCACCGTCGTCGAACGGGACGTGCTGCCGGCCGGGCCCGAGCACCGGCGCGGCGTGCCGCAGTCCCGGCATCTGCACGTCCTGCTGGCCCGCGGGACGTCGATCATCGAGGAGCTGTTCCCCGGCTTCGTCGCCGAGGCCGTGGCCGCCGGCGCCACGCCGGCGGACGCCCTGGCCCGGACGCGGCTGCTGGTCTCCGGCTACCGGCTGCTCCAGACCGACGTCGGCCTGCAGACCGTGCTGGCCGGCCGGCCGTTGGTGGAGCACATCGTGCGCGGCCGGGTCCGCGCGCTGGACGGGGTGGACTTCCTCGACGGCCACGATGTCGTCAGCCTGGCCGCGACAGCGGACGGCCGCCGGGTGACCGGCGTGCGGGTCCAGAGTGACGGCGGCACCGAGGAGATGCTCGAAGCCGATCTGGTGCTGGACGCCACCGGGCGCGGCTCGCGCTCGCCGGTGTGGCTGGAGCAGCTGGGGCACGGCCGCCCGGAGGTCGACAAGGTCCAGGTCGGCCTGAGCTACGCCACCTTGACCTACCGGCTGCCCGACGGCGCCATGGGCAAGGACCAGCTGATGCTGAACAACGCCACGCCCGGACATCAGCGGGCTGCCGTGCTCTCCGAACAGGAGAACGGCCTGTTCCGGCTGACCATGGCGGGCATGTTGGGGGACCGTCCGCCGCTGGACCGCAAGGGTTTCGACGCCTTCGCCGCGAGCCTGCGCTTCCCCGACATCTTCGAGGCGGTCCGCGACGGCGAGGCGCTGCACGACCCGGTCGGGTTCCAGTACCCGGCGAACATCCGCCACCGGTATGAGCGGATGCGCAGCTTCCCCGAGGGCTTCCTCATCCTGGGCGACGCGATCTGCTCCTTCAACCCCGTCTACGGCCAGGGCATGACCTCCGCCGCCATGCAGGCCGAGGCGCTGCGCGGGGTGCTCGCCGACGACCGCGGCCCGACCTGGAAGCGCCACTTCCGCGCGATGGCGACCGCGGTCGACCCGGCGTGGCAGATCTCCGCCGGCGGCGACCTGGTCTTCCCCGGGGTGGTCGGACACCGGACCCCGCTGATCCGGATGATCAACGCCTACCTGCCGCGCGTCCACGCGGCGGCGGCCGAGGACGTGGAGATATCGACCCGCTTCATCCGGGTGGCCGACCTGGTGGACCGCCCCGAGGCACTGGTGCGGCCGGCCACCGCGCTGCGGGTCCTCGGCCGGCGCCGCGCCAAGCCGGAGGTCTGA
- a CDS encoding glycosyltransferase family 2 protein, whose translation MRSLSVVIPAYNEAENIEDVVASIPVSQLADLGWSTEIVVVDNNSSDGTGELARACGARVVFQPEKGYGNAYKAGFAAAEGEVIASGDADRTYPFDHLPELLAELDSSGADFLTTDRLHSANRGAMKHSHFWANHMLSFVSRLIFRHGIRDSQSGMWVFHRHVWAGVDVRSPGMAFSQEIKNAAVLAGYKVTETHIEYRVRGGDVKLNSVRDGVRNLAHLVGHRIRHDGPAPAETYQDQDLAVRTRFPAMRSASVSEAEGATPGCQTGSGTAA comes from the coding sequence ATGCGATCGTTGTCGGTCGTGATACCGGCTTATAACGAGGCCGAGAACATAGAGGATGTCGTCGCTTCCATACCGGTTTCGCAGTTGGCTGACCTCGGGTGGTCGACGGAGATCGTCGTGGTCGACAACAACTCCAGCGACGGGACCGGGGAGCTGGCGCGGGCCTGCGGCGCCCGGGTCGTGTTCCAGCCGGAGAAGGGCTACGGCAACGCCTACAAGGCCGGCTTCGCCGCCGCCGAGGGCGAGGTGATCGCCTCCGGCGACGCCGACCGGACCTACCCGTTCGACCACCTCCCGGAACTCCTGGCCGAGCTCGACAGCTCCGGCGCGGACTTCCTGACCACGGACCGCCTCCACTCGGCGAACCGCGGCGCGATGAAGCACTCCCACTTCTGGGCCAACCACATGCTCAGCTTCGTCAGCCGGCTCATCTTCCGGCACGGCATCCGCGACTCGCAGTCCGGAATGTGGGTATTCCACCGGCATGTCTGGGCCGGCGTCGACGTCCGCTCCCCCGGGATGGCCTTCTCCCAGGAGATCAAGAACGCGGCGGTCCTCGCGGGCTATAAGGTGACCGAAACACACATCGAGTACCGCGTCCGCGGCGGCGATGTGAAGCTCAACTCGGTCCGCGACGGTGTCCGCAACCTGGCCCACCTGGTCGGCCACCGGATCCGGCACGACGGCCCGGCCCCCGCCGAGACCTACCAGGACCAGGACCTCGCCGTCCGCACCCGGTTCCCGGCGATGCGTTCGGCGAGTGTGTCAGAGGCAGAAGGAGCAACACCGGGATGCCAGACCGGCAGCGGCACAGCCGCCTGA
- a CDS encoding carboxymuconolactone decarboxylase family protein, which translates to MSHIELGVDETLFPGISGPMLFRPQTAAPMSDLVEVLLRGENTLSRGERELIAAYVSSKNDCEFCTDSHSAFAAAQLDEGMPLVLRVRADPDEAPITPKLAALLRIAGAVAKSGREVTTELVGTARAQGATDEEIHDTVLIAAAFCMYNRYVDGLGTLPAGRAEDYQAAAEAVVANGYLPLAGRAPSALNVAAS; encoded by the coding sequence GTGTCCCACATCGAACTCGGCGTCGACGAGACGCTCTTCCCAGGGATCAGCGGCCCGATGCTGTTCCGCCCCCAGACCGCCGCTCCCATGAGCGATCTGGTCGAAGTCCTGCTGCGCGGGGAGAACACGCTCAGCCGCGGCGAGCGCGAACTGATCGCCGCGTACGTCTCCAGCAAGAACGACTGCGAATTCTGCACCGACTCCCACTCGGCGTTCGCCGCGGCGCAACTGGACGAGGGCATGCCCCTGGTCCTGCGGGTCCGCGCCGACCCCGACGAAGCCCCGATCACGCCGAAGCTCGCCGCCCTGCTGCGGATCGCCGGAGCGGTGGCCAAGAGCGGCCGCGAAGTGACCACCGAGCTGGTCGGCACCGCGCGCGCCCAAGGCGCCACCGACGAGGAGATCCACGACACGGTGCTGATCGCGGCGGCCTTCTGCATGTACAACCGCTACGTCGACGGCCTGGGCACCCTGCCCGCCGGCCGGGCCGAGGACTACCAGGCCGCGGCGGAAGCCGTGGTGGCCAACGGCTATCTGCCGCTGGCGGGAAGGGCGCCGTCGGCGTTGAACGTCGCAGCCTCCTGA
- a CDS encoding ATP-binding protein: protein MTAAERVGGSGPCSVEELRGLFLFEKLSDEQLNWLCEQGTVHTYAPGQVYAEGDAALWFYVLLEGTVVMSRRVGTDDVEVIRTSQRGVYAGAFQAYLDEKVPQTYRNSLAITVPSRFFVLSAQSFSTLMHEWFPMAVHLLEGLFFGTQIQQQLVGGRERLLALGVLSAGLTHELNNPAGAALRASSALREGVADARTALGEIAAEPEHAPDLQTLVALLNRAVEQAARQKTSALGLSPLAVSDLEDSTADWLDDQGVQDGWRFAPTFVQAGLGVADLDEIARTVDEHVLPAVLSWLSRILDVESLTVEIEEATVRISALVGAAKQYSQLDRAPQQESDIHTLLDSTVTMLAGKIPDGVRVVKDYGADLPKIPVYPAELNQVWTNLIDNAVAAMDGSGTLTIRTVLDLDRLVVEFEDTGPGIPEEIQGRIFEPFFTTKPVGQGTGLGLDISWRIVVGRHHGDLSVESVPGDTRFLVRLPVKLT from the coding sequence GTGACCGCCGCGGAGCGCGTCGGCGGCTCAGGTCCCTGCAGCGTCGAGGAGCTCCGCGGTCTGTTCCTGTTCGAGAAGCTCAGCGACGAGCAGCTGAACTGGCTGTGCGAACAGGGCACCGTCCACACCTATGCGCCCGGGCAGGTCTATGCCGAAGGCGATGCCGCGCTGTGGTTCTACGTCCTGCTCGAGGGGACGGTCGTGATGTCGCGGCGCGTCGGGACCGACGACGTCGAGGTGATCCGGACCTCGCAGCGCGGCGTCTACGCCGGCGCGTTCCAGGCTTACCTCGACGAGAAGGTGCCGCAGACCTACCGGAACTCCTTGGCGATCACGGTTCCGTCGCGCTTCTTCGTCCTGTCGGCGCAGTCCTTCTCGACGCTGATGCACGAGTGGTTCCCGATGGCGGTGCACCTGCTGGAGGGTCTGTTCTTCGGGACCCAGATCCAGCAGCAGCTCGTCGGCGGACGCGAGAGGCTGCTCGCTCTCGGCGTCTTGTCGGCCGGGCTGACGCACGAGTTGAACAACCCGGCCGGCGCCGCGCTGCGCGCCTCTTCCGCCTTGCGGGAAGGCGTGGCGGACGCGCGCACCGCGCTCGGGGAGATCGCCGCGGAACCTGAGCACGCGCCGGATTTGCAGACGCTGGTGGCGTTGCTGAACCGCGCCGTGGAGCAGGCGGCGCGCCAGAAAACCAGCGCGCTCGGGCTCAGTCCGCTGGCAGTCTCAGACCTCGAAGATTCGACCGCTGATTGGCTCGACGACCAAGGCGTCCAGGACGGCTGGCGGTTCGCGCCGACGTTCGTCCAAGCCGGGCTGGGCGTCGCCGATCTGGACGAGATCGCCCGTACCGTGGACGAGCACGTCCTTCCGGCCGTCCTGTCATGGCTGAGCCGGATCCTCGACGTCGAAAGCCTGACGGTCGAGATCGAGGAGGCCACCGTCCGCATCTCGGCGCTGGTCGGGGCGGCGAAGCAGTACTCGCAGCTCGATCGCGCCCCGCAGCAGGAGAGCGACATCCACACGCTGCTCGACAGCACGGTGACGATGCTCGCCGGGAAGATCCCGGACGGCGTGCGCGTCGTGAAGGACTACGGCGCGGACCTGCCGAAGATCCCGGTCTATCCGGCGGAGCTGAACCAGGTGTGGACCAACCTGATCGACAACGCCGTCGCGGCAATGGACGGCTCGGGCACGCTGACCATCAGGACCGTGCTGGACCTCGACCGGCTCGTGGTGGAGTTCGAAGACACCGGCCCGGGAATCCCCGAGGAGATCCAGGGCAGGATCTTCGAGCCCTTCTTCACCACCAAGCCCGTCGGGCAGGGCACCGGGCTCGGGCTGGACATCTCCTGGCGCATCGTGGTCGGCAGACACCACGGCGACCTGAGCGTCGAGTCGGTGCCGGGCGACACCCGGTTCCTGGTGCGGCTGCCGGTGAAGCTCACTTGA
- a CDS encoding helix-turn-helix transcriptional regulator: MNEAVERVVAYLYDQYDQPITLADMADVAILSQFHFARTFREVTGVSPGRFLSAIRLQRAKTLLTTTELTVTDISYMVGYNSLGTFTSRFTKSVGVTPIQYRSFAQADLAAGLGGAGRPGEDPAAFGAMAGWMTLPPAAEVRLMYIGVFDGPILQHLPVSCTMVENETAFQLDSVPEGEWYVFAAAVNPDEPPVDEYGSRVARLVAREGPVKCVRGQTTMLDLAMRPCRPTDPPMLLALPVVLDCSRVRQPMATSA, translated from the coding sequence TTGAACGAGGCTGTCGAGCGCGTTGTGGCCTACCTGTACGACCAGTACGACCAGCCGATCACCCTGGCCGACATGGCGGACGTGGCGATCCTGAGCCAGTTCCACTTCGCCCGCACCTTCCGCGAGGTCACCGGAGTCTCCCCGGGCCGCTTCCTCAGCGCCATCCGCCTGCAGCGGGCCAAGACCCTGCTGACGACCACCGAGCTGACCGTCACCGACATCTCCTACATGGTCGGCTACAACAGCCTCGGGACCTTCACCAGCCGCTTCACCAAGAGCGTGGGCGTCACCCCGATCCAGTACCGCAGCTTCGCCCAGGCCGACCTCGCCGCCGGACTCGGCGGCGCCGGCCGCCCGGGCGAGGACCCGGCCGCGTTCGGCGCGATGGCCGGCTGGATGACCCTGCCGCCGGCCGCCGAGGTGCGGCTGATGTACATCGGCGTCTTCGACGGCCCGATCCTGCAGCACCTCCCGGTCTCCTGCACCATGGTCGAGAACGAGACGGCGTTCCAACTGGACTCCGTCCCCGAGGGCGAGTGGTACGTCTTCGCCGCCGCCGTGAACCCCGACGAACCTCCGGTCGACGAGTACGGCTCGCGCGTCGCCCGCCTCGTGGCCCGCGAGGGACCGGTGAAGTGCGTGCGCGGGCAGACGACGATGCTGGACCTGGCGATGCGCCCCTGCCGGCCCACCGATCCGCCGATGCTTCTGGCGCTCCCGGTCGTCCTCGACTGCTCGCGCGTCCGGCAGCCGATGGCTACGTCGGCATAG
- a CDS encoding polysaccharide deacetylase family protein translates to MTEAPSRESATAGRRMPHLPLIMMYHSVGVRPHDPNNLVVTPERFEEQMAALARRGLRGVSVAELLAARAAGSARGLVGLTFDDGYTDVVDNALPILQRFGFSGTFYILAGRIGGANEWDEGTPWPLVDETGIRRWADAGFEVGSHGTMHLALADADPAVVRSEVADSREKLGAILGKPPSGYCYAYGSMDAAARSAVAAAGYEHATAVISRESLGPLALPRIWIGQVHTSKHILKMLYTYRLHRRISGRHAL, encoded by the coding sequence ATGACCGAAGCTCCCTCCCGCGAATCGGCGACGGCAGGACGGCGCATGCCGCACCTGCCGTTGATCATGATGTACCACTCGGTGGGCGTCCGCCCGCACGACCCGAACAACCTGGTCGTGACCCCGGAGCGGTTCGAAGAGCAGATGGCGGCGCTGGCCCGCCGCGGTCTGCGCGGCGTCTCCGTGGCCGAACTGCTCGCCGCGCGGGCCGCCGGCTCGGCGCGCGGTCTGGTCGGCCTCACCTTCGACGACGGGTACACCGACGTCGTGGACAACGCGCTGCCGATCCTGCAGCGCTTCGGCTTCTCCGGGACGTTCTACATCCTGGCCGGCCGGATCGGCGGGGCGAACGAGTGGGACGAGGGCACTCCGTGGCCGTTGGTGGACGAGACCGGGATCCGGCGTTGGGCTGACGCCGGGTTCGAAGTCGGATCGCACGGCACGATGCACCTCGCCCTGGCCGACGCCGACCCCGCGGTGGTGCGCAGCGAGGTCGCGGACAGCCGCGAGAAACTGGGCGCCATCCTCGGGAAACCGCCGAGCGGGTACTGCTACGCCTACGGGTCGATGGACGCCGCGGCCCGCTCAGCGGTCGCCGCGGCGGGCTACGAGCACGCCACCGCCGTCATCTCCCGGGAGTCGCTGGGACCGCTGGCTCTGCCGAGGATCTGGATCGGCCAAGTGCACACGTCCAAACATATTCTCAAAATGCTCTACACCTACCGGCTGCATCGTCGGATTTCCGGGCGGCATGCCCTATGA
- a CDS encoding DUF1702 family protein: MAATMAGSIRKLLTAPDLGSTSFETLGYDTKHAPARTQLEASARQFIIGYEFGIEQREHTGLVDRLEALQREYRGFAYEGAVMALSMRDVMSPLPGRRRTESFLAGPGYDDGPGSRHIFMAYIGLGFAIARLPGAMWRRALPRQSKLPDHPSLRGLILDGYGFHMAFFHHTKWVDGQYAPPRYHWPAPHTLTQRVVDQGVGRAMWFVYGGDVERLMEAVERFGPERRSDLMSGAGLAASYAGGVDDDALDLLWTKGHQYRPELAQGAVWALRARDVSNLITPENEAAAQRFCGCSAVEASQIAADVAEKLPLDSSLATYEEFRRRVRLRFE, translated from the coding sequence GTGGCCGCCACCATGGCCGGCTCGATCCGCAAGCTGCTGACCGCCCCGGACCTCGGGAGCACCAGCTTCGAGACACTCGGCTACGACACCAAGCACGCTCCGGCCCGCACCCAGCTGGAGGCCAGTGCCCGGCAGTTCATCATCGGGTACGAATTCGGCATCGAACAGCGCGAGCACACCGGGCTCGTGGACCGCCTGGAGGCCCTGCAGCGGGAATACCGCGGTTTCGCGTACGAGGGAGCCGTCATGGCCCTGTCGATGCGCGACGTGATGTCCCCGCTGCCGGGCCGGCGCCGCACCGAGAGCTTCCTGGCCGGTCCCGGCTACGACGACGGACCCGGCTCGCGGCACATCTTCATGGCCTACATCGGTCTGGGCTTCGCGATCGCCCGGCTGCCCGGAGCGATGTGGCGCCGCGCCCTGCCGCGGCAGAGCAAGCTGCCGGACCACCCGTCGCTGCGCGGGCTGATCCTGGACGGCTACGGGTTCCACATGGCGTTCTTCCACCACACGAAGTGGGTCGACGGCCAGTACGCGCCGCCGCGCTACCACTGGCCGGCGCCGCACACCCTCACCCAGCGCGTGGTGGACCAGGGCGTGGGGCGCGCGATGTGGTTCGTCTACGGCGGCGACGTCGAGCGTCTGATGGAGGCCGTCGAGCGGTTCGGCCCGGAACGGCGCTCGGACCTGATGTCGGGTGCGGGGCTGGCGGCGTCCTACGCCGGCGGGGTCGACGACGACGCGCTGGACCTGTTGTGGACCAAGGGTCATCAGTACCGTCCGGAGCTGGCCCAGGGCGCGGTGTGGGCATTGCGCGCCCGCGACGTGTCGAACCTGATCACGCCGGAGAACGAGGCGGCGGCCCAGCGGTTCTGCGGATGCAGCGCCGTCGAGGCCTCGCAGATCGCCGCGGACGTCGCGGAGAAGCTGCCGCTGGACTCCTCCCTGGCGACGTATGAAGAGTTCCGGAGGCGGGTGCGGCTCCGGTTCGAGTAA